One segment of Primulina tabacum isolate GXHZ01 chromosome 14, ASM2559414v2, whole genome shotgun sequence DNA contains the following:
- the LOC142525092 gene encoding uncharacterized protein LOC142525092: MKKHSFRSQLIGWPKELVIFPTTKRKGKPQSFVLADVPGQRDNFKEIEKTLPMSCKYIYSHIVRLLNESDTICIEFEDAMFGRPKSIRLLREDIVRFMEMREIGARQTLVYMGHLYKDLKKKDKADYFSFVDPGNIPTCPIGTDGRDLSQHIADQLEAVCRDSICLIPYNTG, translated from the exons ATGAAAAAGCACAGCTTCCGATCCCAATTAA TTGGTTGGCCTAAAGAGTTGGTTATTTTTCCAACGACAAAG agGAAGGGGAAACCTCAATCATTTGTGCTTGCGGATGTTCCTGGTCAGCGCGACAATTTCAAAGAAATTGAGAAAACATTACCCATGTCGTGCAAGTATATCTACTCTCATATTGTTCGATTGCTGAATGAATCGGATACCATATGCATTGAGTTTGAGGACGCTATGTTTGGACGTCCTAAAAGCATACGGTTGCTAAGAGAAGATATCGTACGCTTTATGGAGATGAGGGAGATAGGTGCCAGACAAACTTTAGTTTACATGGG TCACCTCTAcaaagatttgaagaaaaaagacaAGGCTGATTATTTTTCGTTTGTGGATCCCGGTAATATACCTACATGCCCGATTGGCACAGATGGTCGTGACTTATCACAACATATTGCTGACCAGTTGGAAGCAGTATGTAGAGATAGCATCTGCCTCATCCCATACAACACTGGGTAA